One Vanessa atalanta chromosome 8, ilVanAtal1.2, whole genome shotgun sequence genomic window carries:
- the LOC125065954 gene encoding LOW QUALITY PROTEIN: DNA polymerase nu-like (The sequence of the model RefSeq protein was modified relative to this genomic sequence to represent the inferred CDS: substituted 1 base at 1 genomic stop codon) produces the protein MNVRNEISKYTAPTTFDNSLELRFPHKCSNKTKEIHNEKNEQAKPIPWKDIFDSDIFKEIYDSDDDTNDSLQKNNLNPFCMELPSNKSKLQLELDHVDFCDTERKRKNTTKVVESLTKKTKTSEQNKAKPKNIFRKEKYKTTVKNWLNCVDPNNRVEPDTRDQVHGNESDCNTHKARIGNETLPNKDKNSNESVIRHKNNKKVVQARLANKDGIMKFRKPVKDGDVTEIIGNCDRKDNNEKEKLLNSKHSKALKDKKVAKFVAPIKSQLPVKDLTFNVILVNDNNFTEHTTKLDSISDCEIVAILMYSNGYSQLNSQHTDVNCVSEGILLYVDDIFYYFQGYINGETLRKIFTNNVLTCYEAKELLIYLKCHFKLSFTALNVIDVKIGSALLSPDNPPEKFSDVQKLLEFIPNFTIATECSMQKAAWYITLLKDSSAKLKDMLIENGLWKVFEDIEMKILLIVADMQHIGVAVDGDELKSMENILMLRMKEIESECYRAAGKTFQINSSLQVRTILYDELKLDTKSNVKIRETIARGAKSTAEAMLRSLTTVHPLPQLILEYRHLHKAHATFLVGIAQHVKDGVVKPTWDQTAAATGRIASNNPNLQAIPKKPFDLVLFPKDGDDGRHGPASALPHPLPELEEAANSGLLEKIRSENSQFLYGEPVSAGGVRLRRAVRARAGRRVLAADFRHVECRVLARRARDERLRRALAQPDLFRHLARLWXVPVSEVSAELRERTKRLVYASVYGAGAGKLVEILDVDYERAQSILTSFNSTFPSLKNFSKSIVAECEKRDGRLTLASGRARTFRDIGSSNFAAKSHAERQAVNFIIQGTAADLCKTAMILTTDKLRHADPPIDAHLVLQIHDELVWEVLDEHLDRAAAIIKTTMENCGRECGLDVVLPVAMYRGMSWGEMEEFIPEEIIL, from the exons ATGAACGTAAGAAATGAAATCAGTAAATATACTGCTCCTACAACATTCGATAATAGTTTAGAGTTAAGATTTCCACataaatgttcaaataaaacCAAAGAAATACATAACGAGAAAAATGAGCAAGCTAAACCTATTCCGTGGAAGGATATTTTTGATAGTGATATCTTTAAGGAGATTTATGACTCGGATGATGATACTAATGATAGTTTgcaaaagaataatttaaatcctTTTTGTATGGAATTACCTTCAAATAAAAGTAAGCTACAACTAGAATTAGATCACGTAGATTTTTGTGACACTGAAAGGAAAcgtaaaaatacaacaaaagtcGTAGAGTCGTtgacaaagaaaacaaaaacaagtgAACAAAATAAGGCGAAgccgaaaaatatttttcggaaagaaaaatataagacTACCGTCAAAAATTGGCTTAATTGTGTAGATCCAAATAATAGAGTGGAACCGGATACCCGCGACCAAGTTCATGGTAACGAAAGTGATTGCAACACGCATAAAGCGAGAATCGGCAATGAAACTCTACCAAACAAAGACAAAAATTCAAACGAGTCAGTTAtcagacataaaaataataaaaaggttgTACAAGCACGATTGGCTAATAAGGACGGAATAATGAAATTTAGAAAACCCGTAAAAGATGGCGATGTTACTGAAATTATAGGAAACTGTGATCGCAAGGACAATaacgaaaaagaaaaacttttaaattccaAACATTCAAAGGCGTTGAAAGATAAAAAAGTTGCAAAGTTCGTTGCGCCAATTAAATCACAATTACCGGTTAAAGATCTAACATTCAATGTAATTCTTGTAAATGACAACAATTTCACAGAACATACAACTAAATTAGATTCTATAAGCGATTGTGAAATTGTTGCAATATTAATGTATAG cAACGGATATAGCCAACTGAACAGCCAGCACACAGACGTCAATTGCGTTTCTGAAGGTATCCTGCTCTACGTTGATgacatattctattatttccAAGGATACATTAATGG TGAAACATTACGGAAAATATTTACGAACAACGTGCTAACTTGTTACGAAGCTAAAGAGTTACTTATATATCTGAAGTGTCATTTTAAGCTTTCATTCACGGCTTTAAATGTTATTGACGTGAAG ATTGGGTCGGCTTTGCTCAGCCCAGACAATCCGCCAGAAAAATTCTCCGACGTGCAGAAACTTCTAgaattcataccaaattttacgATCGCCACCGAGTGCTCGATGCAAAAGGCCGCCTGGTACATTACCCTTCTAAAGGACAGCTCGGCTAAGTTAAAGGATATGCTGATAGAAAACGGTCTTTGGAAGGTTTTTGAGGACATCGAAATGAAGATACTGCTGATAGTCGCCG ATATGCAGCACATCGGCGTGGCTGTGGACGGAGACGAGCTGAAGTCAATGGAAAACATTTTGATGCTCCGCATGAAAGAAATAGAAAGCGAATGCTACAGAGCCGCCGGAAAGACTTTCCAGATAAATTCGTCGCTGCAAGTCCGGACCATCCTCTACGACGAGCTGAAGCTGGACACGAAGTCTAACGTGAAGATAAGGGAGACGATCGCCCGGGGGGCGAAGTCTACGGCTGAAGCGATG TTACGCAGTCTGACGACGGTCCATCCGCTTCCGCAATTGATTCTAGAGTACAGGCACCTGCACAAGGCACACGCGACCTTCCTAGTGGGTATCGCCCAGCACGTCAAGGACGGAGTCGTCAAACCCActtg GGATCAAACTGCAGCAGCGACGGGTCGCATAGCATCGAACAACCCCAATCTCCAGGCTATTCCCAAGAAGCCTTTCGACCTCGTCTTGTTTCCGAAGGACGGAGACGACG GGCGACACGGGCCTGCGAGCGCACTCCCCCACCCGCTCCCAGAACTAGAGGAGGCGGCAAACTCGGGACTACTCGAGAAGATCCGAAGTGAAAATTCCCAATTTTTGTATGGGGAGCCAGTGTCGGCGGGCGGCGTGCGGCTGCGACGCGCGGTGCGGGCGCGCGCGGGCCGGCGCGTGCTGGCGGCCGACTTCCGCCACGTCGAGTGCCGCGTGCTGGCGCGCCGCGCGCGCGACGAGCGCCTGCGCCGCGCGCTCGCGCAGCCCGACCTGTTCCGCCACCTCGCGCGCCTCTGGTGAGTCCCA GTGTCGGAGGTGTCGGCCGAGCTCCGCGAGCGCACCAAGCGGCTCGTGTACGCGAGCGTGTACGGCGCCGGCGCCGGGAAGCTCGTGGAGATCCTCGACGTGGACTACGAGCGGGCGCAATCCATTTTGACCAGTTTTAACA GTACATTTCCATCGCtcaaaaattttagtaaatcGATCGTAGCGGAATGTGAGAAGCGCGACGGCCGCCTGACGCTCGCGAGCGGCAGGGCGAGGACCTTCCGCGACATCGGCAGTTCCAACTTCGCAGCCAAGTCGCACGCGGAACGACAAGCCGTCAACTTTATCATTCAGG GCACGGCGGCTGACTTGTGCAAAACAGCGATGATTCTAACTACGGACAAGTTGAGGCACGCAGATCCGCCGATCGATGCCCACCTGGTGCTACAAATACACGACGAGCTCGTTTGGGAAGTTCTGGACGAACACCTGGACAGAGCTGCTG CCATTATCAAAACGACGATGGAAAATTGCGGTCGAGAATGCGGTCTGGACGTAGTCCTGCCCGTAGCGATGTATCGCGGGATGAGTTGGGGGGAAATGGAAGAGTTCATTCCGgaggaaattattttataa
- the LOC125065778 gene encoding vacuolar protein sorting-associated protein 41 homolog — protein sequence MAINSGSCDSLNRKMEPKLKYYRMGNDVQNILLKDAVSCICVHTKFICLGTQWGVIHLLDHEGNTVPISQDNNQKDLQAHAIAVNKISVDVNGDYIASCSDDGKVLVYGLYTDDNTHNLTLGRVVKSVALDPCYFKSGSGRRFLTGDNKLTLYEKTFLNRLRSTVLCECEGYVQAIAWHDRFVAWASEVGVRVYDLVARCSLGLIQWEKNPNRSIEDFRCNLLWSAPKTLMIGWVDTIRICVIRKRSQIELQTRDVTEYLIDPVHTFQTDSYISGLGPLDDQLVILGVPKENDPETEKSQRPVLSVAEYKDCEFCEIASDSLTIRGYEEYNCNDYYLDMLIEENRFFIVSPKDIVIASPYDIDDRVNWLTENGKFEKAMSVLEEVGGKTSKHSVVTVGVQYLDHLISEHLFEEAAILCARICKNDKVLWENQILKFAEVNQLRAISSYVPRIPEQALSSHIYELIFYEYLKVDPNGFLKLVQEWNPALYKTGIIVKEVLEHLLTTEVDKNIYLEALALLYCYQKKYDKALTTYLKLQHKDVFTLITKHNMYSVIYDKIFDLMNLDCDKAISVLLQDKTKVPYEVVEKQLENNDEYLFKYLDAYSKVEPNGRYHGKLVTLYAKYARNKLLPFLKCSDNYPIQEALDVCQNNKFYPEMVFLLGRIGNTREALQIIIEKLNDINQAINFCQEHNDKELWTDLIMHTVGKPECVTLLLKRIGNYVDPRMLIENIQSGCEIKDLKDSLAKMMCDYHLQMSVQEACKVITLRNYFDLHEKLIINQQRGISVTDEFLCSVCQGRIIIRDLSNASDLIVYNCRHSFHIECLPDGVECNHCSVCSAVKM from the exons ATGGCAATAAACTCAGGGAGCTGCGATAGCTTAAACAGAAAAATGGAAcccaaacttaaatattatcgaaTGGGTAATGACGTTCAAAATATACTCCTGAAAGACGCTGTAAGTTGTATTTGCGTTCATACGAAGTTTATTTGCCTCGGAACTCAGTGGGGAGTAATCCACTTACTAGATCACGAAGGTAATACAGTACCTATATCTCAAGACAACAATCAAAAAGATCTGCAAGCTCATGCTATCGCAGTGAACAAAATATCAGTGGACGTGAATGGAGACTACATCGCCAGCTGCTCAGACGACGGCAAAGTGCTGGTGTATGGTCTATACACTGATGACAACACTCATAATTTAACTTTGGGAAGAGTTGTGAAGTCTGTTGCTTTGGATCcttgttattttaaatctggTTCAGGAAGGAGATTTCTTACAG gtgACAACAAGTTGACACTGTATGAGAAGACATTCCTAAACCGCCTACGAAGCACAGTTCTATGTGAGTGtgagggctatgtgcaagcaaTAGCATGGCATGATCGTTTCGTAGCCTGGGCCAGCGAGGTTGGCGTGCGAGTGTACGACCTCGTCGCGAGATGTTCTTTAGGTCTCATCCAATGGGAGAAAAATCCCAACCGATCCATTGAAGATTTCCGCTGTAATCTTCTTTGGTCGGCCCCTAAAACTCTAATGATTGGATGGGTTGATACGATTCGAATATGTGTTATACGTAAGAGAAGTCAAATCGAACTACAAACGCGCGATGTTACGGAATACCTCATAGACCCAGTACACACCTTTCAAACTGATTCCTACATCAGTGGTTTAGGGCCACTCGATGATCAACTTGTAATCCTCGGTGTTCCGAAAGAGAATGATCCTGAAACTGAAAAATCTCAAAGACCAGTGCTCTCAGTAGCTGAATACAAAGACTGCGAGTTCTGTGAGATCGCTAGTGATAGTCTCACCATTCGGGGCTACGAGgaatataattgtaatgattattatttggaTATGCTTATTGAAGAGAACAGATTTTTCATAGTATCTCCTAAAGACATAGTTATCGCAAGTCCATACGACATTGACGATAGAGTCAACTGGTTAACCGAGAATGGGAAGTTTGAAAAGGCGATGTCTGTTCTTGAAGAAGTTGGTGGCAAAACATCGAAACATTCCGTTGTCACAGTTGGCGTCCAATATTTAGATCATTTAATATCAGAACATCTATTCGAAGAGGCGGCAATTCTGTGTGCGAGGATATGTAAAAATGATAAAGTTTTATGGGAAAATCAGATTCTGAAATTCGCCGAGGTCAATCAATTGCGCGCTATCAGTTCCTACGTTCCTAGAATCCCAGAACAAGCTTTAAGTTCTCATATATATGAACTTATTTTCTACGAATACCTTAAAGTTGACCCAAACGGGTTCCTAAAACTGGTACAGGAGTGGAACCCTGCTTTATATAAGACAGGTATAATTGTCAAGGAAGTTTTAGAACACTTATTGACAACTGAggttgacaaaaatatatatttagaggcCTTAGCGTTGCTGTATTGCTACCAAAAGAAGTACGATAAAGCTCTGACTACGTACTTAAAATTACAGCACAAAGACGTGTTTACATTAATCACGAAACATAACATGTATTCGGtgatatatgacaaaatatttgatCTGATGAACCTTGACTGTGATAAAGCAATATCTGTACTGTTGCAAGATAAGACCAAAGTTCCTTATGAAGTCGTCGAAAAACAACTCGAAAATAACGatgaatacttatttaaatacctCGATGCCTATAGCAAAGTGGAACCGAATGGACGATACCATGGCAAACTTGTTACACTTTACGCAAAATATGCTCGCAATAAACTATTACCCTTCCTGAAATGTAGCGATAACTATCCCATACAAGAAGCTCTAGATGTATGCCAAAACAACAAATTTTACCCTGAAATGGTTTTCCTACTCGGTCGCATTGGTAACACCAGAGAAGCTTTACAAATTATCATAGAAAAACTGAATGATATTAACCAAGCCATTAACTTCTGCCAAGAACACAATGATAAAGAACTGTGGACAGATCTCATCATGCATACAGTTGGCAAGCCGGAATGTGTTACTTTGCTTCTTAAGAGAATAGGAAATTACGTGGATCCGAGAATGCTCATAGAAAATATACAATCTGGATGcgaaataaaagatttaaaggATTCGCTGGCGAAAATGATGTGCGATTACCATTTACAGATGTCTGTGCAAGAAGCTTGCAAAGTTATCACTCTAAGAAATTACTTCGACTTGCACGAGAAACTGATCATCAATCAGCAAAGAGGAATATCAGTTACGGATGAATTTCTGTGCAGTGTGTGCCAAGGACGCATTATAATAAGAGATCTCTCCAACGCATCGGACTTAATAGTGTACAATTGCCGCCATTCGTTTCACATAGAGTGCCTGCCAGATGGAGTGGA
- the LOC125065779 gene encoding beta-1,4-N-acetylgalactosaminyltransferase bre-4-like: MPKWSLVQRLLQVRLSTCLFITLCLIAVIQFFASYGYYRYDHLAQESLRHHLYVQHNPKLITKKSKPDCRYNDILQNSKSVHSWDIPRKFNDFLPNGIINGSYTPEDCTPLFSVAILVTYRNRQSQLDIFIPYMHSFLKKQNIHYKIYVIEQQDERLWNKGLLYNIGAKQAMLDKFPCLILHDVDLLPLDESNLYVCLKQPRHMSASIDKFRFVLIYKSLVGGVLAITSDQYKELNGFSNRFQGWGGEDDDFAGRISKHNLEILRFPPHMSSYTMLLHKQEHKNDDRHRIMEENEHNSQKDGLNSIRYRVSNIKTHRLFTMIKVRL, encoded by the exons aTGCCTAAATGGTCTCTAGTTCAAAGGTTACTGCAAGTACGACTTTCAACATGTCTCTTTATTACATTATGTCTTATCGCTGTAATCCAATTCTTCGCATCATATGGTTACTACAGATACGATCATTTGGCGCAAGAAAGTTTGCGCCATCATCTTTACGTACAACATAATCCTAAGCTTATAACAAAGAAATCAAAACCAGACTGTAGATACAATGATATTCTACAGAATTCCAAATCGGTACATAGTTGGGATATACCGagaaaatttaatgattttttaccAAATGGCATAATAAATGGGAGCTATACCCCTGAAGATTGCACACCTCTCTTTAGTGTTGCTATTTTAGTAACATACAGAAACAGGCAAAGTCAATTGGACATATTTATTCCTTACATGCATAGctttttgaaaaaacaaaacatacattaCAA AATATATGTAATTGAACAACAAGATGAAAGACTATGGAATAAAGGCTTACTATACAATATTGGAGCGAAGCAAGCTATGCTAGACAAGTTCCCCTGTCTTATCTTGCATGATGTTGATCTCTTACCTCTCGATGAAAGTAATCTCTATGTGTGCCTAAAACAACCTCGGCATATGAGTGCAAGTATAGATAAATTTAGATttgtactaatatataaatcactGGTTGGTGGTGTCTTAGCAATTACATCAGACCAGTATAAGGAGTTGAATGGCTTCTCGAATCGATTCCAAGGTTGGGGTGGAGAAGATGATGATTTTGCTGGGCGAATTTCAAAGCACAATCTTGAAATATTGAG GTTTCCCCCACACATGTCAAGTTATACAATGCTACTTCACAAACAAGAACATAAAAATGATGACCGCCATCGCATTATGGAGGAGAATGAACACAACTCTCAAAAAGATGGATTAAACTCAATTCGATATAGAGTAAGCAACATTAAAACTCACAGACTGTTCACAATGATCAAAGTGAGATTATGA